The Henckelia pumila isolate YLH828 chromosome 2, ASM3356847v2, whole genome shotgun sequence genome includes a window with the following:
- the LOC140885013 gene encoding transcription factor HBI1-like produces MDVMSVLENRNRTLRRLCHQPNNSWLHQENDQMNNIHCVVDRQEMVSQCWQKVKPDNESFDATAGHAAFASCSIKKRKAAEFDDEESGDVKSEITAKADKETSANTCSKASSKTNSEVQKPDYIHVRARRGQATDSHSLAERARREKISKKMKCLQELVPGCNKVTGKAGMLDEIINYVQSLQKQVEFLSMKLAASNPRFDSGIDNLFANSTCFDYDHLQQEGATSCGRGTDMALDQSQMLPDPFLDSSCIPQIQQLPGWDFDWQSMFNAGFH; encoded by the exons ATGGACGTCATGAGCGTGCTCGAAAACCGAAACAGGACGCTCCGACGCCTTTGTCACCAGCCGAACAATTCTTGGTTGCATCAAGAAAACGATCAGATGAACAACATACATTGCGTAGTTGATCGCCAAGAAATGGTCTCCCAATGCTGGCAGAAAGTGAAGCCCGACAACGAATCGTTCGACGCAACCGCCGGCCATGCCGCATTCGCTTCATGTTCAATCAAGAAGAGAAAAGCTGCCGAG TTTGATGATGAGGAATCGGGGGACGTGAAATCGGAGATCACTGCGAAAGCTGATAAAGAAACTTCAGCAAACACTTGTTCTAAGGCAAGTTCAAAGACTAATTCCGAGGTTCAGAAACCTGATTACATTCATGTTCGGGCGCGACGCGGCCAGGCTACCGATAGCCACAGCTTAGCAGAAAGA GCAAGAAGGGAAAAAATCAGCAAGAAAATGAAGTGCCTGCAAGAATTAGTCCCTGGATGCAACAAAGTTACTGGCAAAGCTGGCATGCTTGATGAAATCATCAACTATGTCCAGTCTCTACAAAAGCAAGTTGAG TTTCTTTCCATGAAACTGGCTGCTTCAAATCCAAGGTTCGACTCCGGAATCGACAATTTATTCGCCAACTCGACGTGCTTTGATTATGATCATCTGCAGCAGGAGGGAGCAACAAGTTGTGGCCGTGGCACAGATATGGCATTGGATCAATCTCAGATGCTCCCTGATCCTTTTCTCGATTCTTCTTGCATCCCT CAAATACAGCAGCTGCCTGGCTGGGATTTTGATTGGCAAAGCATGTTCAATGCCGGCTTTCATTAG